In one window of Hymenobacter nivis DNA:
- the nrfD gene encoding NrfD/PsrC family molybdoenzyme membrane anchor subunit: MQHVSAIREPLITGGKTLHDVTQDICYQVEAKPNIRWIGAMSVALFFLGVFFYSVYRTLWYGIGEWGLNKTVGWAWDITNFVWWVGIGHAGTLISAVLLLFRQKWRSSINRAAEAMTIFAVICAAMFPVLHMGRPWLAFYVFPLQNTLGSLWVNFNSPLLWDVFAISTYFTVSLVFWYTGLVPDFATIRDRAKGPIAKFSYSMLSFGWTGSAKAWSRYETVSLILAGVSTPLVLSVHTIVSMDFATSVVPGWHTTIFPPYFVAGAIFSGFAMVLTLMLITRVVFKLEDYITLEHIALMNKIMMVTGSIVGVAYITEFFIAWYSQVEFEQYAFINRATGPYWWAYAAMMTCNVITPQLVWFRRVRYSIVLTFILSIIVNIGMWFERFVIIVTSLHRDYLPSSWAMFSPSIIDIGVFVGTLGLFFTLFLLFAKFFPVINMVEIKSILKYTVDNGPTYTGNHGHSVPATTYSVTPGVPASAPVTYDKHD, encoded by the coding sequence ATGCAACACGTATCAGCCATTCGTGAGCCGCTCATTACCGGGGGCAAAACGTTACACGACGTAACCCAGGATATTTGCTACCAAGTAGAAGCTAAACCCAATATCCGTTGGATTGGCGCTATGAGCGTAGCCTTATTTTTCTTGGGGGTTTTCTTCTACTCTGTATACCGCACGTTGTGGTATGGCATCGGAGAATGGGGCCTAAACAAGACCGTTGGTTGGGCCTGGGACATCACCAACTTTGTGTGGTGGGTTGGTATTGGCCACGCCGGTACACTAATCTCGGCGGTGCTCTTGTTGTTCCGCCAAAAATGGCGGTCGTCAATCAACCGTGCAGCAGAAGCCATGACGATTTTCGCCGTTATCTGCGCTGCCATGTTCCCGGTATTGCACATGGGCCGTCCTTGGTTGGCCTTCTACGTGTTTCCGTTGCAAAACACGCTAGGTTCCCTGTGGGTGAACTTCAACTCCCCTTTGCTTTGGGATGTGTTTGCTATCTCTACTTATTTCACGGTATCGTTGGTATTCTGGTATACGGGTTTGGTGCCTGACTTTGCTACCATTCGTGACCGTGCTAAAGGGCCCATCGCCAAGTTCAGCTATTCTATGCTGAGCTTCGGTTGGACTGGTTCTGCTAAAGCCTGGTCACGTTACGAAACAGTATCGTTGATTTTGGCCGGTGTATCCACTCCGTTGGTGCTTTCGGTACACACTATTGTATCGATGGACTTTGCCACGTCGGTTGTACCTGGTTGGCACACCACTATTTTCCCTCCCTATTTCGTTGCTGGCGCTATCTTCTCGGGTTTTGCTATGGTATTGACGCTGATGCTTATCACTCGCGTCGTATTCAAACTTGAAGACTATATCACCCTCGAACACATTGCCCTGATGAATAAAATCATGATGGTGACTGGGTCCATTGTAGGGGTTGCCTATATCACAGAATTTTTTATTGCTTGGTACTCTCAAGTAGAATTCGAGCAATATGCATTTATCAACCGGGCTACGGGCCCCTACTGGTGGGCTTATGCTGCTATGATGACCTGCAACGTAATTACACCGCAACTGGTGTGGTTCCGCCGGGTGCGCTACAGTATTGTCCTAACGTTCATTTTATCCATCATTGTGAACATCGGGATGTGGTTTGAGCGTTTCGTAATCATTGTTACTTCGCTCCACCGCGACTACTTGCCTTCGAGCTGGGCAATGTTCTCGCCTTCGATAATTGATATCGGAGTGTTTGTAGGTACGTTGGGTCTGTTCTTCACGCTGTTCCTTCTATTTGCTAAGTTTTTTCCCGTCATTAACATGGTCGAGATCAAGAGTATCCTTAAGTAT